TCGTATTGTACCCATGGAAGGCGATGCAAATTTTATTTCCGTTATTATAGGAATGTGTTTGCAGTTCTTAATTGCTTTTGTTATACTAAATAATGGTTTGTAAATCGTAAAGTTGATCTCGTAATTGCCATCATCTATGGCCTTCCTTGCATTTTCTGCTAGCGTCTTCAAGAATTTTGCCATTTCTTTTCTAACTCCTCTAGCACAGATATATTCCCACAGGATCCGATCAGTGACTTCAGCTTCTCGTACGCTTTTCCGTTCTTAATCACACCCCTTGCGAGCTCTATGGCGTCATCAAACGAATCGGCGATATTAGCAACAATCAAGGATGCTGCCGTATTCAACAAAACCACTCCTATCCTTTTTTCATTGGCTGTTCCGTTTAATACCCTAAACGTGTGCTCCACGGACTCCTCCTTGCTCATAACGCTAAGGTCTGCAGGTTCTGCAACGGCTATTTTGAAACTTTTAGGGTTAAGATCTAACTTGGTTATGCTTCCATTTCTCAGCCACGAGATATGGTTTATACATGTGTTGGACAACTCATCCAAACCATCCTCTGAATAAAATACCATGGCTTCATCTCTTCCAACCTTCTGTAGCAGATGTACTATCTTGTCTGTTAGTGCGGGATCTGAAATACCTACAACCTGTGCATTCACATTCGCTGGATTACTTAAAGGTCCTAGTATGTTGAAGGCAGTTCTCACACCTAGCTGCTTTCTTGCGTTGGCGACGTTCTTAATTGCAGGGTGAAATTTCGGTGCAAAGATGAAACCAATGCCAAAATCTTCGATACATCTCTTCACTGCGTCAGGTTCGGTATTAAGATCATAACCGAAGTATTCAAGAGCATCAGCACTTCCACCTACACCCGATACGGCTCTGTTTCCATGCTTGGCTACATTCGCACCAACAGCTGATGCTATGAAGGCAGCAGCCGTGCTTATATTGAATGTCTTTATTTTGTCTCCGCCAGTACCGCAGGTATCAATCAATCTGCCGTTCACGGATGGTTTTATTTTTATACTGAATTCGTTCATCACATCGAACATTCCTTTCAATTCGTCAATGCTTTCACCCTTCATCTTTAATGCAAGTAGAAAGTTGGTTACTGACACATCATCTGCTTCTCCCTTCATTATTTCATTCATACATTCAGCCGCCTCCTCATAGGTTAGATCTTGCCGCTCTGCCAATTTCTTTATCGAATTGCGGATCATCGTTTCACCAGTTTCAGGAAATTCAGGAGTATCTTCTTTCCATCATCTGTAAGAACTGATTCAGGATGGAACTGGACGCCTATGGTCAAATAATCTCTATGCTTAATGCCCATGACCTCGCCATCGTCCTTGGATCTGGCAGTTACCTCAAGGCATTTTGGTATTGTTTCAGGTTGGGCTACAAGCGAATGATACCTGGTAGCTCTGAAGGGATTTGATACACCGTCAAAGATACCGTTATTGTTATGTTCAATATCACTTGTCTTACCATGCCTAAGCTTCTTAGCATGTACTACCTTGCCACCGTATACATGTACAATGCCCTGATGTCCTAAACATACACCTAGTATAGGGATCTTCGGCCCCAGATGTGTTATAACATCAGAACAGATTCCGAAATCCCTCTTGTTTGCAGGATGCCCTGGACCCGGTGATATTACAATAGCGTCTAAACTCATCCTTTCTACTTCCTCTAGGGTTATCATATTATTTCTTATCACTATCGGCTCTGTCTTCAGCTCACCAAAAAGCTGTGCCAAGTTATATGTGAATGAGTCGTAATTATCTATTATCAGTATCTTCATAGCGATGTTCTCCTTAACGCTTCGATCAACGCGTTCGCCTTATGCTCCGTTTCCATCCACTCGTTTTCTGGAACGGAATCGGCAACTATTCCAGACCCTGCCTGCACATATGCTCTGTTTGAATCAACAAACATGGATCGTATGGTGATAGCAAAGTCGCAGTTTCCGTTGAAGGAGAAGTATCCTAAAGCACCTGCATATGGCCCTCTTGCGTCTGGCTCCAATTCGTCAATTATCTCCATTGCCCTTACCTTTGGCGCACCAGAAACAGTTCCAGCAGGAAAGACAGCTCTAAATGCATCATAACAGTCATAATTTCTCTGTAATTGTCCAGTAACATGCGAGACTATGTGTTGTACATGACTGAATTCCTTGACAGTCATCAATTCATCAACCTTCACTGTACCCCATTTACATACCCTGCCTATGTCGTTCCTTGCAAGATCTACCAACATCGTATGCTCCGCAAGTTCCTTCTCATCACGGAGCATCTCATCCCTCAACTGTAAGTTCATTCCCCTATCACCACTAATTGGCCTTGTACCAGCTATGGGAAAAGTCTCCACTTTGTCAGCATTCATCCTAACCAGCATCTCCGGACTTGAACCTATTATTGATCTATCATTCATCTTCAAGAAATACATGTAAGGTGATGGATTTATTTCTCTTAACTTTGCGTAAACCCTGATCAAATCGCCTTTCACATCAAAATTGAAACGTTTGGAAAGAACTACTTGATAGATGTCACCGTCATAGATGTATTGCTTAGCTTTTTCGATCATCTTTACGAATTTGTCTTTGCTTACATTACGCGTAGGTTCATTGTATACAAATGATTCATCAGAAACATCAGCGAATGTCAGATCATCTATACGGGGCTTGTCAAGGTAGAAGTAATAGACCTGATTCTCTCTGTGGTTAAACAGCAAACCGTCAGTGTATATTCCAAATTCCATGTCTGGATATAAGGATCTCTGATTCTTCATGGGTATATTCTCCCAGTATCTTATAGCATCATAACTTACATAACCAATAGCTCCTCCAACATATCTGAATCTCTGGTCATTTACCTTTGGTAATAACTCGCGTATTTGCTGCAGAGGCTCATTAACCTCATAACTATCCTTGCCACCGTTGCTATCCTTTACCATAAGTTTCTTATCATCCACAGTAACAACTAACACGGGATCAAAACCTACTACGGAAATTTCCGACATTTCTCTAGGTCCTGTCAATGATTCTAAAATGAACCCATGTTCGAACTTCGCATGGATTTTTTGGAAGAATTCAAAAGGTGCTTCGCTTATACTCACGCGTTGGAACTTTACGTCATGCGGTCTAAGATGTCCAAACGTGGCCACCCATTGCTATCATTAGTGCAATTGTGCGTAACACCTTATGAATATTTCGGAACGATGAAACCAACTGGTTAATTAATGTTAATTACCATATAATCAAGGTATGATACGTGCAAGTTTAATAGTCTGTCGTCTTCTACTCTTATAAGCTGAGTAGGGACGTAGGATAACAAAGAACGTTCTATAGGAATTCGTTATAGGGGCTGATAATAACGCTAGATCCGTATGTAGATTGCCATACGTACATCGTGCTGCGTAACTTGAGGCAGCCTTTCGTTATATATGAACTCCCTACCGCCCCCCTCTCTCAGGCGTGTTCGTCTTTTCAACCA
This genomic stretch from Nitrososphaerales archaeon harbors:
- the trpD gene encoding anthranilate phosphoribosyltransferase, producing MIRNSIKKLAERQDLTYEEAAECMNEIMKGEADDVSVTNFLLALKMKGESIDELKGMFDVMNEFSIKIKPSVNGRLIDTCGTGGDKIKTFNISTAAAFIASAVGANVAKHGNRAVSGVGGSADALEYFGYDLNTEPDAVKRCIEDFGIGFIFAPKFHPAIKNVANARKQLGVRTAFNILGPLSNPANVNAQVVGISDPALTDKIVHLLQKVGRDEAMVFYSEDGLDELSNTCINHISWLRNGSITKLDLNPKSFKIAVAEPADLSVMSKEESVEHTFRVLNGTANEKRIGVVLLNTAASLIVANIADSFDDAIELARGVIKNGKAYEKLKSLIGSCGNISVLEELEKKWQNS
- the trpE gene encoding anthranilate synthase component I yields the protein MATFGHLRPHDVKFQRVSISEAPFEFFQKIHAKFEHGFILESLTGPREMSEISVVGFDPVLVVTVDDKKLMVKDSNGGKDSYEVNEPLQQIRELLPKVNDQRFRYVGGAIGYVSYDAIRYWENIPMKNQRSLYPDMEFGIYTDGLLFNHRENQVYYFYLDKPRIDDLTFADVSDESFVYNEPTRNVSKDKFVKMIEKAKQYIYDGDIYQVVLSKRFNFDVKGDLIRVYAKLREINPSPYMYFLKMNDRSIIGSSPEMLVRMNADKVETFPIAGTRPISGDRGMNLQLRDEMLRDEKELAEHTMLVDLARNDIGRVCKWGTVKVDELMTVKEFSHVQHIVSHVTGQLQRNYDCYDAFRAVFPAGTVSGAPKVRAMEIIDELEPDARGPYAGALGYFSFNGNCDFAITIRSMFVDSNRAYVQAGSGIVADSVPENEWMETEHKANALIEALRRTSL
- a CDS encoding aminodeoxychorismate/anthranilate synthase component II, yielding MKILIIDNYDSFTYNLAQLFGELKTEPIVIRNNMITLEEVERMSLDAIVISPGPGHPANKRDFGICSDVITHLGPKIPILGVCLGHQGIVHVYGGKVVHAKKLRHGKTSDIEHNNNGIFDGVSNPFRATRYHSLVAQPETIPKCLEVTARSKDDGEVMGIKHRDYLTIGVQFHPESVLTDDGKKILLNFLKLVKR